AGATTTTTACCAAAAGAGATATATAATAATGAGTTATACTGTTTTAAAGAATCAACAGCCAAAAAATATTTAGGGATTAAAAGTGTAGCTGAGCCATCAGCTTTACTTGCTGCACGAAATCCTATTTTAGTTTTAAACAAAACCATTTTTAATGGTGTTACTATAGCAATTGCAAAGGAGAATTTAATAAATGGGTAAATTATTTGTGGTAGGTATTGGCCCTGGCAAACATGACCTTATAACCAGAAGAGGATTAGACGCTATTTTATCAAGTGATTTAATCTGCGGCTATAACAAATATATCGAACTGCTTGACTCTTTAGTTTGTAATAAACCTATCTTTTCAAATGGTATGAAAGGGGAAATAGAAAGGGTTAAGTTTGCAATAGACAAAGCAAAATCTGGCAAAACAGTATCTTTAGTATGTGGTGGAGATTCATCTCTTTATGCTTTAGCGTCACTTGTTTTTGAGTTATGTGACGATTTTGAAAATATCGAAATTATACCAGGCATCACAGCTGCTTTATCAGCCAGTACAAAACTTGGTGCCCCAATCTGTGAAGATTTGGTAATCCTTTCACTATCTGATTTACTTACCCCTTTTGAAATCATAAAAAAAAGGGTAGACGCTATAAATATTGGTGATTTTGTAACAGCAATTTACAATCCTAAAAGTCAAAAAAGGGATAAGTATTTAAAAGAAGTATTGGAATCATTCTATCAACAAAGGGGTGATTTAATTTGCGGTATAGTAAAAAACTGTGATAGAGATGATGAACTTGTAAAAATTACAAAAATTACCGACTTTGACTATGACATCGTGGATATGTCAACTGTAGTGATTGTTGGCAACACTAAAAGCTATATAAAAAATGATAAAATGATAACCCCCCGAGGCTACTTAATAAAATATAACAGATAGTTATACTTACTTCCCTACTGCATTTAAAAATACTCTTTGTCGAGAATGCGGTATTGGAAGGATTATAAAAGCTCTTTGATCTGATACTATCGAATAATTC
This genomic stretch from Calditerrivibrio nitroreducens DSM 19672 harbors:
- the cobJ gene encoding precorrin-3B C(17)-methyltransferase, whose amino-acid sequence is MGKLFVVGIGPGKHDLITRRGLDAILSSDLICGYNKYIELLDSLVCNKPIFSNGMKGEIERVKFAIDKAKSGKTVSLVCGGDSSLYALASLVFELCDDFENIEIIPGITAALSASTKLGAPICEDLVILSLSDLLTPFEIIKKRVDAINIGDFVTAIYNPKSQKRDKYLKEVLESFYQQRGDLICGIVKNCDRDDELVKITKITDFDYDIVDMSTVVIVGNTKSYIKNDKMITPRGYLIKYNR